Proteins found in one Agaribacterium sp. ZY112 genomic segment:
- the msrB gene encoding peptide-methionine (R)-S-oxide reductase MsrB translates to MSEAKLKDDEYWRDKLDAHEFHICREKGTERPFSGRYVDTKTLGEYVCRCCSEPLFTSTAKYDSGSGWPSFYQALSSSAITEVLDRSHGMARTEICCARCHAHLGHVFTDGPQPTGLRYCVNSASLTLHESGGEE, encoded by the coding sequence ATGTCAGAAGCTAAGCTAAAAGACGACGAGTACTGGCGCGATAAGCTTGATGCTCATGAGTTTCATATTTGTCGAGAAAAGGGCACAGAGCGTCCGTTCTCTGGTCGTTATGTGGATACCAAGACGCTTGGGGAATATGTCTGCCGCTGCTGTTCCGAGCCCTTGTTTACTTCAACCGCAAAATACGACAGTGGCAGCGGTTGGCCGAGCTTTTATCAGGCTTTGAGTTCATCGGCTATTACGGAAGTGTTAGATCGAAGTCACGGTATGGCTCGCACTGAGATTTGCTGTGCTCGCTGTCATGCTCATTTGGGGCATGTATTTACCGATGGGCCCCAGCCTACGGGTTTGCGCTACTGCGTCAATTCAGCTTCTTTAACTCTACATGAAAGTGGGGGAGAAGAATAA
- a CDS encoding DNA-3-methyladenine glycosylase I, translated as MREFKEIYATACLHKGGEEELELLLPKALTKEQLAAQDDAYYLSKMSLRIFRAGLKHSLVDAKWPRFEEVFWGFDPFACAMMSDEFIDQCMADKSLIRHLGKIKSIRANAQFVRDIQEAHGSFATWLSEWPAAKTNELWLELKKCGSQLGGASSGYFLRMVGRDTYLLTNDVAAVLLLEGVIDKRPVTSQKELLKVQQAFTTWQQQSGRSLCEISRIVSMAAT; from the coding sequence ATGCGTGAGTTTAAAGAGATATACGCCACCGCTTGTTTACATAAAGGGGGTGAGGAAGAGCTTGAGCTGCTTTTGCCTAAAGCGTTAACAAAGGAGCAGCTAGCCGCCCAAGATGATGCTTATTACTTATCGAAAATGAGTTTGAGGATTTTTAGGGCGGGTCTTAAGCATTCTTTGGTGGATGCAAAGTGGCCCCGTTTTGAAGAGGTGTTTTGGGGCTTTGATCCTTTTGCTTGCGCGATGATGAGTGATGAGTTTATTGATCAATGTATGGCTGATAAGAGCCTTATTCGCCATTTGGGTAAAATTAAAAGTATCCGAGCGAATGCTCAGTTTGTGCGTGATATACAAGAGGCTCACGGTTCATTTGCTACTTGGTTGTCTGAGTGGCCAGCCGCTAAAACCAATGAGTTGTGGCTCGAGTTGAAAAAGTGCGGTTCCCAGTTAGGTGGCGCTTCGAGTGGTTATTTTCTGCGTATGGTGGGGCGTGATACTTACTTATTAACCAATGATGTTGCCGCCGTGTTGTTATTAGAAGGGGTGATTGATAAGCGCCCAGTAACGAGCCAGAAAGAGTTGCTTAAAGTACAGCAGGCTTTTACCACTTGGCAGCAGCAAAGTGGGAGAAGTTTGTGTGAGATCAGTCGTATTGTGTCGATGGCTGCGACTTAG
- a CDS encoding ABC transporter ATP-binding protein — protein MSYALEIDALSKSYKPGAFALNQISLQVEKGDFFALLGPNGAGKSTLISIISSLVRKDSGSVRIFGHDIDRDFAAAKRCLGIVPQEFNFNTFEKVRDIVVNQAGYYGMPKAEAGDHADHYLQQLGLWEKREEASRFLSGGMKRRLMIARALVHQPQLLVLDEPTAGVDIELRRSMWEFIEKINDAGTSIILTTHYLEEAEALCRNVAIINHGRIVERSDMRSLLASVHRESFVLDLSADATLTELPSHYEPLLLPGCRLEVSLAAGDSLNALFEALSAQGLAVSSMRNKVNRLEELFVGLTSGGAQ, from the coding sequence ATGAGCTATGCGCTAGAGATTGACGCGTTAAGCAAAAGCTATAAACCAGGGGCTTTCGCCCTGAATCAAATCAGTTTACAGGTCGAGAAAGGTGATTTTTTTGCTTTGCTTGGGCCTAATGGTGCTGGCAAGTCGACCCTTATTAGTATTATTAGCTCTTTGGTTCGTAAGGATAGCGGCAGTGTCCGTATTTTTGGCCATGATATTGATCGTGACTTTGCAGCGGCTAAACGTTGTTTGGGTATTGTTCCTCAGGAGTTTAATTTTAATACCTTCGAGAAAGTCAGGGATATTGTCGTTAATCAGGCCGGTTATTACGGTATGCCAAAGGCTGAGGCTGGGGATCATGCGGATCACTACTTGCAGCAATTAGGCTTATGGGAAAAGCGTGAGGAGGCTTCTCGTTTCTTGTCTGGGGGTATGAAGCGTAGATTGATGATTGCGCGTGCTCTGGTGCATCAGCCGCAACTCTTGGTGCTCGATGAGCCTACGGCGGGGGTTGATATTGAACTGCGTCGTTCTATGTGGGAGTTTATTGAAAAAATAAACGATGCAGGCACCAGTATTATATTAACAACCCACTACCTCGAAGAGGCCGAGGCACTATGCCGCAATGTCGCCATCATTAATCACGGCCGTATTGTTGAGCGCTCGGATATGCGCAGCTTATTGGCTAGTGTGCACAGAGAGAGCTTTGTTTTGGATTTAAGTGCCGATGCCACATTGACAGAGCTACCAAGCCACTATGAACCTTTGCTATTGCCTGGCTGCCGTTTAGAGGTCAGTTTGGCTGCAGGTGATAGTTTGAATGCGCTGTTTGAGGCTTTGAGTGCGCAGGGCCTTGCTGTTTCAAGCATGCGCAATAAGGTAAATCGCTTAGAGGAGCTGTTTGTGGGACTGACTTCTGGAGGTGCCCAGTGA
- a CDS encoding ABC transporter permease produces MRYSTRVALMTIIRKEVRRFMRIWVQTLIPPAITMTLYFLIFGSLIGSRIGQMGGYDYMSFVIPGLIMMAVINNSYSNVASSFYSAKYSKSIEELLVSPTPNYIIVLGWVTGGALRGLLVGLIVTLLSLFFTKLPLHSLVLTVGVVVLSAMLFALAGLINAIFANSFDDISVVPTFVLTPLTYLGGVFYTIDMLPSFWQWLSMFNPILYLVNLFRYGLLGVSDVSVAQSLFGVCVFLVLLATAAVYLMENSKRLRH; encoded by the coding sequence ATGCGCTACTCTACTCGTGTTGCTCTCATGACGATTATCCGTAAAGAGGTTAGGCGTTTTATGCGTATTTGGGTGCAAACCCTTATACCACCTGCTATTACTATGACCTTGTACTTTTTGATCTTTGGCAGCTTGATCGGCTCGCGTATTGGGCAGATGGGTGGCTACGATTATATGTCTTTTGTCATCCCTGGCTTGATTATGATGGCGGTTATTAATAATAGTTACAGTAATGTTGCCTCTTCTTTTTATAGTGCGAAATACAGCAAGAGCATTGAAGAGCTTTTGGTGAGCCCGACGCCTAACTACATCATTGTATTGGGTTGGGTAACCGGCGGTGCCTTGCGTGGCTTATTGGTGGGGCTGATTGTTACCTTGCTGTCTCTATTTTTTACCAAGCTGCCTTTGCATTCGCTTGTCTTAACCGTTGGGGTGGTGGTGCTTTCGGCTATGCTCTTTGCTTTGGCGGGTCTTATTAATGCGATCTTTGCCAATAGTTTTGACGATATCAGTGTGGTGCCTACCTTTGTGTTAACGCCGCTAACGTACTTGGGAGGCGTCTTTTATACCATTGATATGCTACCTAGCTTTTGGCAGTGGCTGAGCATGTTTAATCCCATCCTCTATTTGGTGAACCTGTTTCGTTACGGCTTACTGGGGGTGAGTGATGTCAGTGTGGCTCAGTCTTTATTTGGTGTGTGTGTATTTTTGGTATTGCTTGCTACAGCGGCGGTGTATTTAATGGAAAATAGTAAACGTTTGAGGCATTAA
- the queF gene encoding NADPH-dependent 7-cyano-7-deazaguanine reductase QueF (Catalyzes the NADPH-dependent reduction of 7-cyano-7-deazaguanine (preQ0) to 7-aminomethyl-7-deazaguanine (preQ1) in queuosine biosynthesis) produces MAPVELGKDASYPDSYDAGLLQPIARELSRADLVAPQLVAFGVDMWNAYELSWLAPNGLPQVAVAEFSFCASNPFIVESKSFKYYLNSLNQTVFASKQALIEVLTEDLQACVGGKVSVSLFGLAEGLPAIDAVPGECIDGLDIEIKRYKPQSGMLSLAAESEHWRDRCFYSHLLKSNCPVTGQPDWATLWLQYSGPAFDKASLLRYLVAFRQYQGFHESCVEHIFHDLNEAFKPDSLVVYARYTRRGGLDINPMRHSADLAGMQPPFRRTVRQ; encoded by the coding sequence ATGGCGCCTGTAGAGCTAGGAAAAGATGCGAGCTACCCCGATTCTTATGATGCCGGGTTGTTGCAACCGATAGCGCGTGAGCTTTCTCGTGCTGATCTTGTTGCGCCGCAGCTTGTTGCCTTCGGTGTTGATATGTGGAACGCCTATGAGTTGAGCTGGCTTGCGCCAAATGGTTTGCCGCAGGTCGCAGTTGCTGAGTTTAGTTTTTGTGCTTCCAATCCATTTATCGTTGAATCCAAGTCCTTTAAGTATTATTTAAATAGTCTGAATCAGACCGTATTTGCTTCTAAGCAGGCTCTTATTGAGGTTTTGACTGAGGATCTGCAGGCTTGTGTTGGCGGTAAGGTTTCCGTGAGCTTATTTGGTTTGGCTGAGGGTTTACCTGCTATTGATGCAGTGCCTGGCGAGTGTATTGATGGCTTGGATATTGAGATCAAGCGCTATAAGCCTCAATCCGGCATGTTGTCTTTGGCTGCGGAGTCGGAACATTGGCGCGATCGTTGTTTCTACAGTCACTTGCTGAAAAGTAATTGTCCTGTAACGGGGCAGCCTGATTGGGCTACGCTGTGGTTGCAATACAGTGGCCCTGCGTTTGATAAGGCGAGTTTATTGCGATACTTAGTGGCATTTAGGCAGTATCAGGGGTTTCATGAAAGCTGCGTTGAACATATCTTTCATGATTTAAATGAGGCTTTTAAACCCGATTCGCTTGTTGTTTATGCACGCTATACTCGTCGCGGGGGATTGGATATTAATCCCATGCGCCATAGCGCAGATCTAGCGGGTATGCAGCCGCCATTTAGGCGCACCGTAAGGCAGTAG
- a CDS encoding adenylate/guanylate cyclase domain-containing protein codes for MAGATNNNKKPRPVTLRRNIVRTLLLVTVIVMSLARLIELPVSPTALILIGCASLYTFLSEQWLKRYKSQKEETVYFNQLLMLDALFLAALSSFFFASYTITALLLLIISFQALLVGGQQLSLSSSGLFLLGSGSLGFIFHIDWHLELSPFVALPLFIGLGGSLLLWANQIRSSLERLNLSSHKLYSDLVLHKVRTYKLSRYVSPPVWSALNQGRDTALKTERKHLSIFFSDIEGFSSLSEELEAENLTELLNSYLTEMVKIAAKYNGTIDKFMGDGLMVMFGDTKSHGIKADALRCTSMAIDMRKKMKELERKWLSYGVKKPLRIRMGINSGYCTVGTFGTSEYMDYTTLGTHVNLASRLESAAASDEILVSHETWSLIKDNIMCRDKGSIKAKGFSHPIKVYQVINHRKDMGKNQSYFEERMTGFSMHLDLDKLKNYDRERIVKHLEDVASKLRARYGKDEED; via the coding sequence ATGGCTGGGGCCACTAACAATAATAAAAAACCAAGACCCGTAACCCTACGGCGCAATATTGTACGCACACTGCTACTTGTCACAGTGATTGTCATGAGCCTTGCTCGCCTCATTGAACTGCCAGTCAGCCCTACAGCCCTTATCCTAATAGGCTGCGCTTCACTATATACCTTTCTCAGCGAGCAGTGGCTAAAACGCTACAAAAGCCAAAAAGAAGAAACCGTCTACTTTAATCAGCTGCTTATGCTCGACGCACTCTTTTTAGCAGCCCTTAGCAGTTTCTTCTTTGCCAGCTACACTATTACCGCTCTACTGCTACTGATCATTAGCTTTCAAGCCCTTTTAGTTGGCGGCCAACAACTTAGCCTTAGTAGCAGCGGTCTCTTCTTACTTGGAAGCGGCTCTTTAGGCTTTATCTTTCATATTGACTGGCACCTAGAATTAAGCCCATTTGTAGCCCTGCCTTTGTTTATAGGCCTTGGCGGCTCTCTGTTACTCTGGGCTAACCAAATACGCTCCTCTCTCGAGAGGCTAAACCTCAGTTCACACAAACTCTACAGCGACCTTGTTTTACACAAAGTGCGCACCTATAAACTCAGCCGATATGTATCACCACCCGTGTGGAGCGCTTTAAACCAAGGTCGTGATACCGCATTAAAAACCGAACGAAAACACCTATCTATTTTCTTTTCCGATATTGAGGGCTTCTCTTCTCTTTCTGAAGAGCTTGAAGCCGAAAACCTCACCGAACTGCTTAATAGCTACCTGACCGAGATGGTCAAAATAGCCGCCAAATACAACGGCACCATCGATAAGTTTATGGGTGACGGCCTTATGGTTATGTTTGGTGACACTAAGAGCCACGGCATTAAAGCCGATGCTTTGCGCTGCACATCAATGGCCATCGACATGCGCAAAAAGATGAAGGAACTCGAAAGAAAATGGTTAAGCTACGGAGTTAAAAAACCGCTTAGAATTCGCATGGGCATCAACAGCGGCTATTGCACCGTTGGCACCTTTGGCACTAGTGAGTATATGGATTACACAACACTTGGAACCCATGTAAACCTTGCCAGCCGCCTAGAGTCAGCAGCAGCTTCCGACGAAATCCTAGTCTCTCACGAAACATGGTCACTGATTAAAGACAACATTATGTGTCGGGACAAGGGCAGCATTAAAGCGAAAGGTTTTTCACACCCAATCAAGGTCTATCAGGTGATCAATCATCGCAAAGACATGGGCAAAAATCAGAGCTACTTTGAAGAGCGCATGACAGGCTTCTCGATGCACCTTGATCTCGACAAGCTTAAAAATTACGACCGTGAACGCATCGTTAAACACCTCGAAGACGTAGCAAGCAAACTGCGCGCCCGCTATGGCAAGGATGAAGAAGATTAA